The following coding sequences are from one Paenibacillus stellifer window:
- the frr gene encoding ribosome recycling factor — MPQSVKKNAEERMEKAILALKRDLATLRAGRATPSLLDRIQVEYYGAPTPVNQLANINTPDSRTLLIQPWDKSSLNDIERAIMKSDLGLTPANDGTTIRLTIPALTEERRGELVKLTKKFGEEAKVAIRNIRRDANDEIKKMEKNGISEDESRGHQENIQKTTDKFIAEVEKVLLSKEKEIMEV; from the coding sequence ATGCCGCAATCGGTTAAGAAAAACGCCGAAGAACGCATGGAGAAAGCAATTTTGGCTCTTAAGCGCGACCTGGCGACTCTGCGTGCCGGACGCGCAACCCCGTCGCTGCTCGATCGTATTCAAGTGGAATACTACGGAGCGCCGACTCCGGTCAACCAGTTGGCCAACATCAATACGCCGGATTCCCGTACGCTGCTGATTCAGCCTTGGGATAAATCGTCGCTGAACGATATCGAGCGTGCAATCATGAAATCCGATCTCGGACTGACACCGGCCAATGACGGCACGACAATTCGCCTGACGATTCCTGCGCTGACGGAAGAACGCCGCGGCGAGCTCGTTAAGCTGACGAAGAAGTTTGGTGAAGAAGCGAAGGTTGCGATCCGCAACATCCGCCGCGACGCCAACGACGAGATCAAGAAGATGGAGAAGAACGGCATCTCGGAAGACGAATCCCGCGGACATCAGGAGAACATCCAGAAGACCACGGACAAGTTCATCGCCGAAGTCGAAAAAGTACTCCTGTCCAAAGAAAAAGAAATCATGGAAGTATAA